A stretch of DNA from Hoeflea ulvae:
AACGCTTGTCCTATCCACGCCAAGCAATTCCATTGCAGCACTTACACCCCCGTCTCTATGGGGAACGCCGGCCTGTTTCAGGCCCATCTCCACACCGGCCAGAGTGGCCACCAGCATCAGGTCGTTGAAGTCGCCCAGATGGCCGATCCGGAACACCTGGTCAGCGACCTTGGACAGGCCATTGCCCAGCGACATGTTGAAATGTTTCAGGGTCGTTGCCCGGAACTGATCGGCGCTGTGCCCTTCGGGCATGAGAACGGCCGTCAGCACGCCGCTTTCCTGGCCCTGTTTTGAACACAGCACCTCGAGCCCCCAGCCCCGGACCGCCGCGCGCGCCGCCCGTCCGTGGCGCTGATGCCGTGAAAACACGTTCTCGAGCCCCTCCTCATGCAGCATCTCGATCGCTTCATTGAGGCCGTAGAGAAGGTTGGTGCTTGGCGTATAGGGAAAGTATCCGGTCTTGTTGGGGCCGACCATGTCGGCCCAGTCCCAGTAGGAGCGCTGCAGGCCCGCCGTCTTGTTGGCGGCCATTGCCTTTTCGCTGACCGCGTTGAACGACAGCCCGGGCGGCAGCATCAGCCCCTTCTGCGATCCCGACACGGTGACATCGACACCCCATTCGTCATGATTGTAGTCGAGCGAGGCAAGGCCGGAAATCGTATCCACCATCAGCAGCGCCGGGTGCCCCGCATTGTCGATCGCCTTGCGAATGGCGGCAATTGGCGAGACCGATCCGGTCGACGTCTCGTTGTGCACCACACAGACGGCCTTGATCTCATGGG
This window harbors:
- a CDS encoding pyridoxal-phosphate-dependent aminotransferase family protein; amino-acid sequence: MMRQTGHHFLQIPGPSSVPGRILRAISAQTIDHRGPDFAKVGMQALTGLKTIFKTEQNVFIYPSSGTGAWEAALVNTLSPGDRVLMFETGHFATLWKKIAEQLKLKAEFIESDWRGGADPDQIEAYLAEDTAHEIKAVCVVHNETSTGSVSPIAAIRKAIDNAGHPALLMVDTISGLASLDYNHDEWGVDVTVSGSQKGLMLPPGLSFNAVSEKAMAANKTAGLQRSYWDWADMVGPNKTGYFPYTPSTNLLYGLNEAIEMLHEEGLENVFSRHQRHGRAARAAVRGWGLEVLCSKQGQESGVLTAVLMPEGHSADQFRATTLKHFNMSLGNGLSKVADQVFRIGHLGDFNDLMLVATLAGVEMGLKQAGVPHRDGGVSAAMELLGVDRTSVAAE